One segment of Gopherus flavomarginatus isolate rGopFla2 chromosome 8, rGopFla2.mat.asm, whole genome shotgun sequence DNA contains the following:
- the NPPC gene encoding C-type natriuretic peptide, with amino-acid sequence MRISHFLACGLSLALLSVRLEARPAAQPQQKPPRSAPGHELADSLAAGPERGETAGGGGRGSGSRLLRELRADTKSRAAWARLLRDYPGKRRHKGVSKKGLSKGCFGLKLDRIGSMSGLGC; translated from the exons atgcGGATCTCACACTTTCTGGCTTGCGGACTTTCACTGGCCCTGCTGTCCGTCCGGCTGGAGGCGAGACCCGCGGCGCAGCCCCAGCAGAAG cccccacggAGCGCGCCGGGACACGAGCTGGCGGACAGCCTGGCCGCGGGCCCCGAGCGAGGGGAGACGGCGGGCGGCGGCGGCCGGGGCTCGGGCTCGCGGCTGCTGCGGGAGCTGCGCGCGGACACCAAGTCCCGGGCCGCCTGGGCCCGGCTGCTGCGCGACTACCCCGGCAAGCGGCGGCACAAGGGCGTCAGCAAGAAGGGCCTGTCCAAGGGCTGCTTCGGCCTCAAGCTGGACCGGATCGGCTCCATGAGCGGCCTGGGCTGCTAG
- the COPS7B gene encoding COP9 signalosome complex subunit 7b isoform X2, whose product MKCIPYSVLLKDLDMRNLRELEDLIIEAVYTDIIQGKLDQRNQVLEVDFCIGRDIQKKDISNIVKTLQEWCDGCEAVLLGIEQQVLRANQYKENHNRTQQQVETEVTNIKKTLKATASSSAQEMEQQLAERECPPHAEQRQPTKKMSKVKGLVSSRH is encoded by the exons ATGAAG TGCATTCCTTACTCTGTGCTGCTCAAAGACCTGGACATGAGGAATCTGAGGGAGCTGGAAGATCTAATCATTGAAGCTGTGTATACAGACATTATTCAGGGGAAACTGGATCAGCGCAACCAGGTGCTGGAGGTGGATTTCTGTATCGGCAGAGACATTCAGAAGAAGGACATCAGTAATATTGTTAAAACACTCCAAGAATG GTGTGATGGGTGTGAAGCAGTTCTGTTAGGAATCGAACAGCAAGTGCTTAGAGCCAACCAGTACAAAGAGAACCACAACCGAACTCAGCAGCAGGTAGAAACAGAG GTCACAAAcataaagaaaacattaaaagcCACGGCCTCATCATCAGCACAAGAGATGGaacagcagctggcagagcgagAGTGCCCTCCTCACGCAGAGCAAAGGCAGCCCACAAAAAAGATGTCCAAAGTCAAAGGGCTGGTCTCCAGCCGCCACTAG